The genomic interval TGAAGGGGTTGCTGTCGGAGAAGCCGTCGGTGCGGGGCTTCGAGCTGGTGGGCCGCAACCTCGACCCGGCGGTGCTGGCCGAGTACTACCCGCCGCTGAGGAAGCAGCTGAAGGGGATGATTGCCGGACCCATCGGGCTGGAGGTGCGCGGCAGCGGCACGCAGGACGCGCAGGTGCTCGCGGTGGACGTGGACCTGACGCCGGTGCGGCTGCGGGTTCCGGCGCAGCTCACCAAGGAGGCGGGGGGCGTGATGAAGCTCACCGCGCGCGTCTCGGGAGCCGCGGCCAGCGGTGGGGCGCTGAAGTTCGACGCGAAGGCGGACCTGGCGGGCGTGGACCTGCGACCGGGCCTGTTGGTGGACAAGGGGCCCGGGCAGCGGATGGAGTTCGCCGCGGCGGGAACGTATGCGCCGGGTGCGGCGGGCATGAAGGTGGACGTGCCCAAGCTGTCCGCGCACATCCTCGAGGACACGATGGCGGGCAGCGCGGCCTTCGCGCAATCGGGTCAGGGCAAGAAGCAGACGACGACGTTCTCCGCGGACGTGAAGAGCGCGAGGCTGGACGCGGACGCGCTGCTCTTCGACGAGAAGGAGCTCGCGGCGCGCCATGGCGGCACGGTGCCGGCGCCGTCCGCCGAGGCGGAGGTTCCTCCGGAGGACCCCGCGCGGTTCAACGGGTATCGGGGTGACATCCGGTTCGCGGTGGGGACGCTGCGCTACAGCCAGATGGACCTGAGCCAGGTCACCGGCGTGGTGAAGATGACGGACGACCTCATCTCCGTGGAGAAGTTCTCGTCGGGTGTCTTCGGCGGCAAGGTGGTGGCGGACGGGACGACGATGCGGCTGGGGCCCGCCGAGGAGAAGCGCCCGTTCGAGGCGAAGGTGAAGGTGGAGGGCATCCAGGTGGCGGACGCGCTCGCGCAGGCCACGCCGAAGAAGGTGATGACGGGCACGTTCAACGGGAACGTGGACGTGAAGGGCGTGGGCTACACGCCCGACAAGCTGCAGGAGACGCTGCTGGGGGCCATCAACGGCAACATCCTGGGCGGCACGCTATTGGGGAGCGACCTGGTGGCGTCCGTGTCCGAGCCGCTCGCCAAGGCGCTGCCCTTCGCGTCCAAGTCGCTGAAGCCCGGACAGGGGACGTCCTTGAGCGAGAACCTGCCGTTCGGCGTGCAAATCAAGAACGGCGTGGCGCAGTTGGAGAAGCCCATCACGTGGACGCGTCCGGAGGCCGCGATGAACTTCGCGGGTGGCATCCGGTTGGATGGCACGTTGGATTTGACGGGCTCGGTGGCGCTCACGCCGTCGACGGTGAAGACGCTGACGTTGGGCAAGGTGACGCCGCCGGACGCCATCCCCGTGGGGTTGAAGGTGACGGGCCCGGCGTGGAAGCCCGAGGTGACGGGCGTGGACGTGAAGCCAGCGGTGACGACGCTCGCGAAGCTCGCGGCCTCGTCGCTGGCGGGCAGCCTCATCGGTGGCGAGCGCGGCCAGCAGGTGCAGCAGGTCATCGAAGGCGGCGAGGAGAAGCTGCGCGCCGAGGCCGAGGCCAAGCGCAAGGAGCTGGAGGCCAAGGCCGCCGAGGAGAAGGCGCGGCTGGAGGCCGAGGCGAAGAAGCGCGCGGAGGAAGAGGCCAAGAAGCGCCTGCGCGGCCTCTTCGGCAAGTAGTCCTCACGGACGCGAGCCAGGGTGTCCTCCTGGCTCGCGTCGTGAGTGAGTCAGCCGCGCTTGCGACCGCCCCACCGGCGCGGTCGGGCGGAGGACGGCTCGGAGGCGGAAGCCTGGGCGGACGCCGCGTCCTCCCCGACCAGGTGCTCGGCCGCGGTCGAGACCGCCACCCGCCGCAGCGTGGCCATCGCCTCATCGAGCTGCCCGGAGCGCTCCAACTCATCCGCGAACGTCCTCAGCCTGTCCGCCGCCCGGGAGTAGACGCGCCGCTCCGCCTGGGTGGCCGGCAGCAGCGAGGCCGAGAGGAAGCCCAGCGCGAGCGCGCCCAGGCCCATGCCCACGGGGTGTTCGTGCACCGTCCGGCGCGTCCAGGCGCGAGCCTGGTCCATGCGTGCGCGGACTTCGTCACGGACTTCGTCACGGTTCGGTAGCCGGTCCTCGAGCTTCTCCAGGGCCGGCCGGCGCACTCGTTGCGCGGACCGCCGCGACGGAAGGGAAGCCTGCCGCGGAGCGGCTCCTCCTCGCGCCGAGGGGGCGTCCGTCCTGCGCGCGTCCTTCTTCATCCCTCACCTCCCGAGGCTTCGGCCATGCCATGGGCGCGGAACAGCCGTCCGGCCAGGACCCCCGCGCCCAGCAGCCCCGTCACCCACCAGCCCGGGTGTTGCCGTGCCTGCTGCCCGGCGCGTGCCAGAAGCGCCTCGGCCGAGTGCTCGTCCAGCCGCGAGGAGGCACCGCGCAGCACGCGCCCTCCCGCCCCCAGCACGTGCAGGGACAGGGGGCTCGACGAGCGCCGGGTGGCGCGCTCCAGTCCATCCGCCGCGTCCTCCAGCGCCGAAACGAGCGCACCCCGCTGCCCGTCCAGCCGCTCCAGCACCCGCGCCCGGGCAAGCCCCGCGACCTCATCCAGGCGTTGCCGCCCCTGCCGCTTGCCCGCAGCCGCGCGCCGCGCCGCGCCGCGCGCGCCTCGCTCGCGCTTCGACTTCATCAAGCCCATGGAGTGAATCCTCCCCAGGGTGAAGCTAGGCACGTCACTTCCGCGGGCTCGGCGGACGGACCGCGCATGGCGTGTCCGCACGCCCGTGCAGCCGGTTCCGCATGGACCTGGGCGTCGTCACCTTTCTCGTCCGGGAGGCCCATATGAAGCCGGAGCAGGAAAAGGTTCTGCACGAAGAGGTCGTCGCGACGCTGGACAGACTCCAACAAAAGAATCCGGAGCTGAAGGAGGCGCTCCAGCAGGCGCGGGGGTACGCCGTCTTCCCCTCCCTCGGCCGGGCGTCGCTGGTGCTGGGCGGCTCGTACGGCCACGGCGAGGTCTTCGAGAAGGGCAAGCCCATTGGCTTCGCGACCCTCACCCAGATGACCGTCGGGGTTCAGGTCGGAGGACAGACGATGAGCGAGCTCATCTTCTTCAACGACCGGGACACGCTCGAGCGCTTCAAGGGCGGGAAGATGGCCTTCGCCGCCAACGCCTCCGCGGTCATCATGAAGGCCGCCGCGTCGGGAACCATCAACTACGCGAAGTGCACCGCGCACGCCTACTCCCGTGGAGGGATGCTGCTCGAGGCCTCGCTGGGCGGTCAGAAGTTCACGTTCATTCCGCCCTCCTCCGGCGGCAACGGCAACGGCTCGCGACGCGGCGCCGCACAAGCCCATGACGAGAGCGCCCACGGCGAGCAGCACCGCGAGCTCCCCCGGCGGCCCATGGCCCTGGCGACGGGGCTCTCGACCGCGGCGGTGCTGGTGACGCGGCTGCTGAAGGCACGCGCCCAGCGCCGCGGACTGAGTCCTGGATGAAGGGTGGGCTCGTACAGCACGCACGGCACCTGCTGGCGCTCGCGCGCAAGGAACTGGAGGTCCACGCTCGGCTTGACCGGGACGTGAGGGCGACGCTGCTACGGCTGGAGGCGCGCTCGCCGGAGTTCGCCCGGGCAAGAGCCCAGGCCCATGCTTGTGCTGTCTTCCCATCGCTGAGCCAGGGCAGCGCGGTCCTCGGGGGCACCTGGGGACTGGGAGAGGTCTTCGTACGGGGGCGGCGGGTCGGCTATTCGGCGCTCGCGCAGCTCACCGTCGGCGTGCAACTGGGAGGACAGACCTCCTCGGAGGTCATCCTGTTCGCGGATGAGGCGTCCTTCGAGCGGCTGAAGCAGCGGGGGACCGGCCTTGCGCTCGAGGCCGCGGTGACGCTGGTCAAGGCCGGCGTGGCCTGGGCGCGAAGCCCTCAAGGGACGACGCACGTCGTCCTGACGCCACGCGGAGGCCTGTGGGTGGGAGCGGGGCTGGGGGTGCGGCGCTTCTTCTTCGCGCCGGCGGTGCTCACACGCGGCGCTGCGTTGCACCGTGTGTCGCCATCCCTAGATTTCTCAAGGGAGCGGGCTTCGGCCTCGAAGTCGAACGAAACGGGGGAGCGCGCGATGGTCAAGGCGCAGACGAGCAGCACGGGCCACAAGGGCCCAAGGACATTGTTGGCCTGGGGGCGTCGGAGCCTGAAGCCGGGCCCGCGCAAGGTCACTGAGCGGGCACGGGACGCCGTCCAGCGGGCCGGCACCCGGGGACGGGAGACCTTGGCGCATTTGCGCGAACACACCCCCAGCGGCGGACAGCTGCGTGCTCGCGCCGCTCAGGCGCGGACGTGGACCGCGGACCAACTGGAGGCACACGGGCTCGCGATAGGCCTCGCGACGCTGGCCGCGGGCGTGGCGGGCGCCGCGCTGCTCCCCGTCTCCGAGCGCGAGAAACACGCGTTGTCCACCGCGACCGGCAAGGTGCGTGCGATGTCGCGGCACCTGCGTGAGCGCTCCAGGATGACGCGCGTAGCCCGGTCGGCTCGCGGCGAGGTGACACGTGGCCGGGGCGCGGCCGCGTCTTCAGCGCGAGGCCTCGAGGCGGGTGCGGGCCACGGCAAGTCCACGGCACTCCGGGGGAAGAAGACCCGGAGCAAGCCCGCGGCGGCGAGGCTCGCGCGTCCCGCGACGAAACGAGCGAAGCCACCCGCGGCGAAGCAGGCGGGCTCGAAGAGCACAGGTGCGGGGCAAACGGGGAGGAAGCGGTCCTCCTCGCCCCAGCGCTCCGGTGCCAGGAACAAGCCCTCCTGACACCTCGCCGGGTGCGTGTCCCACATGAAACGCGCTGAAACACCCTGAAACAGTCCACGCTCCCGTGACTCAGCGCGCCGCCCTCGGGACGGAGGGTGGCACGCGGCCTGCTAATGCTCCCGCCGACGTTTCACGACTGGCCAGGAGCAAACATGGTGACGCCCGATGAGGACTGCGGCTGCAAGGACCCGGTGACCACACCGATGCCGCTCGTGGCCCCGGTGAATGAGCGCCACCGCGTCCTCATCATCGGCGGAGGCACCGCCGGCATCTGCGTCGCCGCGCGGCTCACGCGGCTCGGCCAGAAGGGCATCGCCATCCTCGAGCCCTCCGAGCGCCACTACTACCAGCCCCTCTGGACCCTCGTGGGCGCGGGCGAGGCACGCGTCGAGGACACCGTCCGCGACGAGGCCAGCCTCATCCCCCGGGGCGTCAAGTGGCTCAAGGACGCGGCCATGGAGGTCGACCCCGTCCGCCAGGAGGTGCGCACCCGCGGCGGCCTGCGCGTGGGCTACGACTTCCTCGTCGTCGCCCCCGGCATCCAACTGGACTGGGACAAGGTCGCCGGCCTCCGCGATGCCCTGGAGACCGAACACGTCAGCAGCAACTACGACGTGAAGCTCGCCCCCAAGACGTGGCGCATGCTCCAGTCCTTCAAGGGCGGCACCGCCCTCTTCACCCACCCCTCCACCCCCGTGAAGTGCGCCGGCGCCCCGCAGAAAATCATGTACCTGGCGGCCGACCACTTCCGCCGCACCGGGATTCTCGAGCGCTCGGAGGTCATCTTCGGCTCGGGCGCCAAGGCCATCTTCGGCGTGCAGCCCTTCGCCCGCGTCCTCGAGGACGTCGTGAAGCGCTACGGCATCCACACCCGCTTCAGCCACAACCTGGTCGCCGTGGACGGCGCCCGGCGCGAGGCCGTCTTCGAGACCACCCAGGACGGACGCACCACCCGCATCACCCAGCGCTACGACATCCTCCACGTCACCCCGCCCCAGAGCGCCCCCGACTTCATCAAGAACAGCCCCCTCACCTCCCGTGAGGGCACCTGCGTGGGCTGGGTCCGCGCCGACAAACACACGCTCCAACACCCCAGCTACCCCAACGTCTTCGCGCTCGGCGACGCCTCCGACCTTCCCACCAGCCGCACCGGCGCCGCCATCCGCAAGCAGGCCCCTGTCCTCGTGCAGAATCTGCGCGCCGTCATGGACGGCCGCGCACCCACCGCGCGGTATGACGGCTACGCCTCCTGCCCGCTCACCACCGCCTACGGAAAGCTGCTGCTCGCCGAGTTCGACTACGACGGCAAGCCCACCCCCAGCTTCCCCTTCATCGACACGCTCCAGGAGCGGCGGGACATGTGGGTGATGAAGAAACACGGCCTGCCCCAGCTCTACTGGAAGTGGATGATGCGCGGACGCGGTTGAAGCGCCCCCCTGTGCGCCCCGGCACGCGCCGGGCTATGCAGGGGGCGATGCCCGCGTCCCGCCTGCCGCCTTCATCACCCCTGGCCCTCACCGCGCTCGACTCACTGGCGGGGGCCGTGCTCCTGGTGGACGCGAACCGGCGGGTGGCCTCGCTCACACAAGCCCTGGAGTCCCTGCTCGGCGCCCCGCTCAAGGAGGGCACGCCCCTCGCGGACGTCCTCGCGCCGCAAGGAGACCTCGACGCCCTGCTCTCCCACGGACGCGAGACGTCCGCGCGTCTGCGCTCCATCCCGGTCCGCGTGCGCGCGATGCCCCTCACCCGGGCGGGCCGCGTCCAGGGCTGGGCACTCTCCTTCCACCGGGAACAGGCACCGCGAGACACCGAGGGAGAAGAGCTGTTCCATGGCCTGTGGACACAAGACCCGGAGCTGCGCCGCGTCTTCCGCATCGTCGAGAAGGTCGCGCGCACCGAGTCCAGCGTGCTGGTGCGCGGCGAGTCCGGAACGGGCAAGGAGCACATCGCCCACGCGCTGCACGTGCTGTCCCCTCGCGGCAAGGGGCCCTTTCGCGCCATCAACTGCGCCGCCCTGCCCCCCAACCTGCTGGAGAGCGAGCTGTTTGGCCACGTGCGCGGCGCCTTCACCGGCGCGGTGCGGGACAGCCCCGGCCACTTCCGCCTCGCCCATGGGGGCTCGCTCTTCCTCGACGAAGTCGCGGAGCTCCCCCTCGACCTCCAGGCCAAGATGCTGCGCGTGCTGGAGACACGCACCGTCATCCCCGTGGGAGGCCGCGCGCCCGTGCCCGTGGACGTGCGCATCATCGCCGCCACCCACCGGGCCCTGCGGCGCGAGGTCGAAGCCGGCCGCTTCCGCGCGGACCTCATGTACCGGCTGCGCGTGGTGCCCATCTTCCTGCCCACGCTGCGCGAGCGCCGGGGCGACATCCTCCCCCTCGCGCTGCGCTTCCTGGAGGAGCTGCAACAGCGAGGCACCCGACGCGTGGAGCGCATCGCCCCGGGCGCGCGCAAGCTCCTGGAGGCCCACACCTGGCCGGGCAACGTGCGCGAGCTGCGCAACGTCATGGAATACGCCTACGTCATCGGCGAAGGCCCCGTGCTGCGCGAGGCGGACCTCCCCCCGGAGTTCTCCGAGCCCCGGGGAGGCTCCAGCACGCACCACCCCACGAGCGCCGCGGAGCTGGACGCGGAGCAGGTGCACGCCGCGCTCGCCAAGGCGGGAGGCAACCGCTCCGAGGCCGCGCGGCTCCTGGGCGTCAGCCGCGTGACGCTGTGGCGCCGCCTGCGCGCCCTGGGCGAAGCGGACGAGTGAGCGCCTCCGCTCCCGCGTGTTTCATCCGGTGTTTCAAGTGTTTCACCCGAAACACCCGCTCCTCCCGAGGAGGCACGTGCCCCTCGGAGAAGGCCCCCTGGCACGGGGCTGGCAATGCCCCTCCGTGACACCCACTGCGGTCCCAAGGAGGAAAGCGGACATGCTCTTCCGGCAGCTCTTCGATGCGGAGTCCTCGACGTACACGTACCTGCTGGCGGACACGGCCACTCGAGAGGCCGTGCTCATCGACCCCGTGCTGGAGCAGGTGGAGCGCGACGTGCGCCTGGTCCACGAGCTGGGGTTGAAGCTCAAGGTCGTGTTGGAGACACACGTCCACGCCGACCATGTCACCGGAGCGGGCCTCCTGCGCGAGCGCACGGGTGCCCAGGTGTTCGCCTCGGCGCGAGGCGCGCCCTGTGTCGACCGGCAGCTCTCCCAGGGCGACGTCGTCCGGGTGGGCGCCCTCGAGATACAGGTGCTGGAGACCCCGGGCCACACCGACGACAGCCTGAGCTTCCTCTGCGACGGCCGGCTCTTCTCGGGCGATGCGCTGCTCGTCCGGGGCACGGGCCGCACCGACTTCCAGAACGGCGACCCGGGGCAGCTCTACGACTCCATCACCCGCGAAGTCTTCACCCTCCCCGAGGCGACGGAGGTGTATCCCGCCCATGACTACGCGGGCTTCACCATGACGTCCGTGGGCGAGGAGAAGCACCACAACCCCCGGCTCGCGGGCAAGTCGCGCGAGGACTTCGTCGCCTTCATGAAGGCCCGGAAGAGTCCTCCGCCGCGCAAGCTGGACATGGCCGTCCCCGCCAACCGCGCGTGTGGACTCTCCTCGGAGCCCTCGTCCCCACAGCACGCCTGACACCGTGACGTGAGCGCACCCACGTCCCCTTCATCGCCTCGGCCTCTTTCGATGGGCACGAGGAAGGAGTCACCGACCTTGAGTCCCTTGTACGACAACGGCCTTCCCCAGCCCGGCGGCTATCGCGACGTGGACGTGCGACAGCTCGCGGCGGAGGGGCCTCCCGGTCCACATCTGGTGGACGTGCGCGAACCCGTGGAGCTGGATGGAATCCTGGGCCGCCTCGTGGGGATACGCCCGGCGCCTCTCGCCACGGTGCGGGAGGCCGCGGCGCTGTGGCCTCGGGACGCGGAGGTCGTCCTCATCTGCCGCTCGGGCTCGAGGTCCGCGCGCGCGGCGAAGCAGTTGGTGGAGCTGGGCTTCACCCGCGTGATGAACCTGCGCGGGGGGATGCTCGCGTGGAACGAGGCGGTGTTGCCCGTGGTGCGGCTGACCCGCGAGGCGCTCCCCACCCTCTCCCAGGTGCGCGACACGCTGCGCTCCCGGCTCCACGGACTCCGGATTCCCGCCGTGGAGGCGTTGCCCATCGCGCCGTCGCGCGCGGAGCTCGGCGCCCTGCTGGACACGCTGCGGGACTCGCCGCCCCAGGGACTCGAGGACACGGCGGGCTTCGAGCGGACGCTGCGCGAGGTGCGAGACCTGCTCGCCGTCGCGAGCGAGGGAGGCACCGCGAGATGATGTTGTCCGTGGGGCTCGCGGGCGCGCTGCTCGTGGGCGTGTTGTTGGGGTTGTTGGGTGGCGGGGGCTCCATCCTCACGGTGCCGCTGCTCGTGTACGTGCTGGGCGTGGAGCCTCGCACGGCCATCGCCATGTCGCTGGTGGTGGTGGGTGTCACCAGCACCAACGGCGCGTGGCTGCATGCACGCGCGGGCCGGGTGAGGTGGCGCACCGCCTTCGTGTTCGGCGCGGGGGGAATGGTGGGCGCGTTCCTCGGCGGGAAGCTCAACCCGCTCCTGTCTCCCACCGCGTTGATGGTGTTCTTCGCGGGCGTCATGGTGGCCGCGTCGGTCGCCATGCTGTTGCGCTCGGATGCACCGGCGGCCTCCACCGCCGACACGTCGAGCGCGGCGGTGGCCCCGGTGTCCCCAAGCCGCATCGGCCGGGTGCTGCTGCAAGGCGTGGGGGTGGGCGTCCTGTCGGGGCTCGTCGGAGCGGGAGGAGGATTCCTCATCGTCCCCGCGCTCGCGATGGTGGGCCTGCCCACGCCCGTGGCCACGGCGACCTCGCTGGTGGTCATCGCGCTCCAGTGCGCGGCGGGCCTCGTGGGACACCTGGGCCATCTGGACCTGCCGTGGATGCTCACGGCGCAGGTCATCGCGGTGGCGCTGGTGGGGAGCCTCGTGGGCGGCAAGCTCGCGGGACGCGTCGCACCGGGGTTGTTGCGCCGGGGCTTCGCCGTCTTCGTGCTCGCCACCGCGACGTTCCTGCTGCTCGCGCAGCTCCCCGCCGGAGCGAAGGCGCGCATGGGTGAGGTGGTCTCCAACGCCGGGGCATGGCCCTGGGTGGCGGTGGCCACGCTGGTCGGACTTCCGGTCGTGTTGTGGCGGCTCCTCGCGAGCCGTCAGCGCGCCATGAAGGAGGGCTGACCCCCCCAAGGTGTCCTCGAGCCCACTGTGCTGCTCCACCGCACCAGCACAGTGGCGTTCCACCCCGAACGCGCGGCGCTTCCTCCGTTGACCCGGGCCACGCGCGCACCGAGAGTCTCCGCATGACGCTGAGACCCATCGCAGACGTAGGCGCCGAGCTGGGCCTGTCCCCCGACGACATCCACCCGTGGGGAACCCACCGCGCCAAGGTGTCCCTGGGTGCCCTCGACAAACAGGGCCCACGGCAAGGCCGTCTCGTGCTCGTCTCCGCCATCAACCCCACGCCGCCGGGCGAGGGGAAGACCACCATGTCCGTGGCGCTGGCCATGGGCCTGCGCAAGCGCGGGCGCAAGGCCGTGGCCGCGCTGCGAGAGCCCTCGCTCGGGCCCGTGTTCGGCGTGAAGGGCGGAGGCACCGGTGGAGGCCAGGCCAGCCTGGAGCCCGCGGCGGACATCAACCTGCACTTCACCGGCGACCTGCACGCCATCACCAGCGCCAACAACCTGCTGGCCGCGCTCGTCGACAACGCCGTGTATTACGGCCAGCCCGTCGCCATCGACTCCACGCGCGTGCGCTGGCGGCGCGCCCTGGACATGAACGACCGGTTCCTGCGCAACGTCATCGTCGGCCTCGGCGGCAAGGCGCACGGCGTCCCGCGCGAGGGCGCGTTCGACATCACCGCCGCCAGCGAGGTGATGGCCATCCTCGCCTTGTCGGAGAACCTCAAGGACCTGGAGGCCCGGCTCGGCCGCGTCGTCGTGGGCTTCTCCCCCGACGGCAAGCCCGTGCGCGCGCGCGACGTGGACGCGGCGGCGGCCATGGTCGCCCTGCTCAAGGACGCGCTGATGCCCAACCTCGTGCAGACCCGCGAGGGCGGCCCCGCGCTCGTGCACGCGGGCCCCTTCGGCAACATCGCGCACGGGTGCAGCTCCGTGGTGGGCACGCGGATGGGATTGGCCTACGCGGACGAAGTCGTCACGGAAGCGGGCTTCGGCTTCGACCTGGGCGCGGAGAAGTTCCTCGACATCAAGTGCCGGAACACCGGCCTGTGGCCCCGAGGCGTCGTGCTCGTGGTGACGCTGCGCGCGCTCAAGTACAACGGAGGCGCGCCCCTCGCCCGCGTGGCGGACCCGGACATGAACGCGCTCACGCGAGGCTTCGACCACCTGGAGAAGCACCTGGAGTCGGTGCGCGCCTTCGGCCTGCCCGCCGTGTTGTGCGTCAACCGCTTCCCGCAGGACACCGAGGCGGAGCTCGACGCCCTGCGCGCCTTCGGGAAGGAGCGCGGCGTGGAGACCGCCGTTTGCGAGGGCTTCACCCGGGGCGGGGAAGGCTCGCTGGAGCTGGCCGACCGGGTGCTCGCCATGCTCGACGCGACGGACGCGGCGCCGCCCACGCCCCGCTTCCTCTACGACGTGAAGCAGTCCCCCGAGGAGAAGGTACGCGCCATTGCCCGCACCGTGTACGGCGCGGACGACGTGGCCTTCACCGCCTCCGCGCGCAAGGACCTGGACACCGTGCGCGAGCTGGGAGGAGCGGAGCTGCCCGTGTGCATGGCGAAGACGCACCTCTCGCTCTCCGATGACCCGACGAAGCAGGGCCGGCCGCGCGGCTTCACGCTCACCGTGCGCGAGGTGCGCCTGTCCGCGGGCGCGGGCTTCATGGTGGCGCTCACCGGAGACATCCTCACCATGCCGGGCCTGCCCAAGGAGCCCGCGGCCCGCCGCATCACCGTCCACGAGGACGGCCGCATCACCGGATTGATGCAGGGCGAATAGCCGCGCGCGGCACGGGCGGCCCTCGAGCAGGGCCGCCCTCGAGACTTCCTACACGCGGAACGCCGTGGACAGCGACTGGAGGCGGCCCAGCGTGGCGTTGATTTGAGACACGGCCTCCTCGGCCGTCATGGTGGACGTCACCACGTCCGCCATCATCGAGGAGAGGTGGGTCATCACGTCCGTCATCTGCGCGATGCCCGCGTTCTGCTGGGTGACGGAGGCGACAATCTGCCGCGCCGCCTGACTGCTCTCCTGCACCACCGTGGTGATTTCCTTCAGCGAGCTGGCCGAGGACAACACCTGCTCGATGTTCTGCTCCATCTTCTCGCTGTCGTCCTCCGCGATGGAGGTGGTCTGGCGGATGGCCTGGTTGATTTCGAGCAGAATCTTCCCGATGCGCTGGGTGCTCTGGAGCGACTGGCCGCTGAGCGCCCGCATCTCCCGCGCCACCACTGCGAAGCCCCGGCCGCCTTCACCCGCGCGCGCCGCTTCGATGGCCGCGTTGAGCGCCAGCACGTTGGACTGGTCCGCCAAATCCTTCACGCTGCTGATGATTTCGCCGGCGTGCACCGCCTGCTCGCTCAGGTGCGCGATGCTGCCCACCAGCGCGCTCACGCGCTCGCGAATCTGCTGCATGCCCTCCGCGCTCTGCTCGATGGATTGCTGGCCGGACGAACTGAACGCATCCGCCTGCGCCGCCACCTTCAACACCATCTCCGCGCGGCTGGCCGCCATGCTGGAGGTCTGCGCGATTTCGGCGATGGTGGTGCTCGCCTCCGTGAGGCTGCGCGACTGGTTGGTGAGGAAGTTCACCTGGTCCTGGCTCGCCTGCGTCAGTCGCGAGGCCGCCGAGGACAGCTCCGTCACCACCGACCGCAACGTCGAGGGCACCTCGCGCAGCCGGTCCACCATCACCTGGAGGCTGCGCCCCAGCTCGCCCACTTCATCCTGTCCCGCCGCGTCGATGGGCTGGGTCAGGTCCCCGTCCTGCGCGATTCGCCGGGCCACCTCCGCCAGCCGACCCATGGGCTCGGCCACCTCGCGGTGCAGCCACACCGCCAGGGCCACCATCAACCCCAGGCACGACAGCGCCAACACCCCCACCACCCAGGAAGGCCCGTCCGCCAGCACCACCGCGAAGAGCACCGTCAGGAACACCGCCGCGACCGCCGGCGACAGCATGACTTTCTGCTTCAGCTTCAAACGCACCGAGCCCCCTCCACCCCACCCAAGCTTCGGCGGTTGAGGCGCGGCTCCCTCCAGAGCCTGCTGCACCAGCGCATGTCGGCATCCTTCCGTGGGGTCGCGGGGACTCCCTGAAGCTTGGACGGACCTGTGATCCGCCGAAGTGCAGGATAGCGAACTGAGTCCCCGCTGCTAAGTCTCGGCCAGCCCTGGGGTGAAAAAGACCCTGAATCCGGAGGATCACCCCGGGGTGTCGAGGCGGCGGCAGCCCTCCACTCGGAGGACGAAGTCCGAGCCGAAGGCACCGGCGGGGGTGAGGGCGCCCGGGGTGGGCTGGGCGAGCAGCTCCTCCACGGCGAGCACGGCGGCGCGGGCGGTGAAGAGATACCCCTCCGGCACCTGCAGCCAGGCCTGGGAGGAGCGGCCATCCGGGGCGCGGGCCTGGGCCCAGATGTGGGAGCGGACCTTCTCGCGTATCTCGGCGGTGGGGCCGTGCACGCGGGACTCGATGAGCCCCATCAACCGGTCTCGCACCAGGCCTACCTTCAGCGTCTCGCGCAGCAGGGGCGAGGTCCACCGCAGCGCGTGGGCGGCGGAGGACCGCACCGCCATCAGGGTCGTGATGTTCGGAATGCCGGTGGTGCGCCAGGCCGTGGCCAGGTCTCCCCAGGGGATGGGCATCACCGTGCGCTCCTTGTCGTCGAAGCGCAGGCGGCGAATCCCCCGGCCCAGGGGATACGGGACGAGCACACCTCCGCGCCGGGCCTTGCCGCCCTCGGGGAGCTGGAGCAGCACGGACTTGGCCGTACCCGCGCTGGCCTGGGAGCCCCCCGCGATGGCGATCTCCAGCTCGGT from Myxococcus stipitatus carries:
- a CDS encoding sigma-54 interaction domain-containing protein, yielding MPASRLPPSSPLALTALDSLAGAVLLVDANRRVASLTQALESLLGAPLKEGTPLADVLAPQGDLDALLSHGRETSARLRSIPVRVRAMPLTRAGRVQGWALSFHREQAPRDTEGEELFHGLWTQDPELRRVFRIVEKVARTESSVLVRGESGTGKEHIAHALHVLSPRGKGPFRAINCAALPPNLLESELFGHVRGAFTGAVRDSPGHFRLAHGGSLFLDEVAELPLDLQAKMLRVLETRTVIPVGGRAPVPVDVRIIAATHRALRREVEAGRFRADLMYRLRVVPIFLPTLRERRGDILPLALRFLEELQQRGTRRVERIAPGARKLLEAHTWPGNVRELRNVMEYAYVIGEGPVLREADLPPEFSEPRGGSSTHHPTSAAELDAEQVHAALAKAGGNRSEAARLLGVSRVTLWRRLRALGEADE
- a CDS encoding lipid-binding SYLF domain-containing protein, translated to MKPEQEKVLHEEVVATLDRLQQKNPELKEALQQARGYAVFPSLGRASLVLGGSYGHGEVFEKGKPIGFATLTQMTVGVQVGGQTMSELIFFNDRDTLERFKGGKMAFAANASAVIMKAAASGTINYAKCTAHAYSRGGMLLEASLGGQKFTFIPPSSGGNGNGSRRGAAQAHDESAHGEQHRELPRRPMALATGLSTAAVLVTRLLKARAQRRGLSPG
- a CDS encoding AsmA family protein, with product MSDVVKKKRRWPYVLGGVAVLLVVAVVGVLWRLDAILLKTAREQAATYSQKLGRPIEIGDISTQLFPHVGVEVEKVSIGAADGEDLPLVELGALDVSVAVGPLLSSSGKDIQVKNAEVSGLTVNVVRLADGTTNVQRLLQKLEEQKAPEEPKPEEEPSKPMDLSGVHVERAALTDGIIRFVDRAGGQAARELAVKDLDIEVKDLRAGKPLVVDLAAAVLAEKQNLHVSLSAAPLPPTMIPTPERVTLKAEKIDLAPLGPFLPPDVGLQSGTVNADWKAELGGAVPGGKGATRLVGAISALGLSFAGSEGGKALDVVLDTDVAGDVATGDLSLDKLKLDLGPASITGKGQVKGLLSEKPSVRGFELVGRNLDPAVLAEYYPPLRKQLKGMIAGPIGLEVRGSGTQDAQVLAVDVDLTPVRLRVPAQLTKEAGGVMKLTARVSGAAASGGALKFDAKADLAGVDLRPGLLVDKGPGQRMEFAAAGTYAPGAAGMKVDVPKLSAHILEDTMAGSAAFAQSGQGKKQTTTFSADVKSARLDADALLFDEKELAARHGGTVPAPSAEAEVPPEDPARFNGYRGDIRFAVGTLRYSQMDLSQVTGVVKMTDDLISVEKFSSGVFGGKVVADGTTMRLGPAEEKRPFEAKVKVEGIQVADALAQATPKKVMTGTFNGNVDVKGVGYTPDKLQETLLGAINGNILGGTLLGSDLVASVSEPLAKALPFASKSLKPGQGTSLSENLPFGVQIKNGVAQLEKPITWTRPEAAMNFAGGIRLDGTLDLTGSVALTPSTVKTLTLGKVTPPDAIPVGLKVTGPAWKPEVTGVDVKPAVTTLAKLAASSLAGSLIGGERGQQVQQVIEGGEEKLRAEAEAKRKELEAKAAEEKARLEAEAKKRAEEEAKKRLRGLFGK
- a CDS encoding FAD/NAD(P)-binding oxidoreductase → MVTPDEDCGCKDPVTTPMPLVAPVNERHRVLIIGGGTAGICVAARLTRLGQKGIAILEPSERHYYQPLWTLVGAGEARVEDTVRDEASLIPRGVKWLKDAAMEVDPVRQEVRTRGGLRVGYDFLVVAPGIQLDWDKVAGLRDALETEHVSSNYDVKLAPKTWRMLQSFKGGTALFTHPSTPVKCAGAPQKIMYLAADHFRRTGILERSEVIFGSGAKAIFGVQPFARVLEDVVKRYGIHTRFSHNLVAVDGARREAVFETTQDGRTTRITQRYDILHVTPPQSAPDFIKNSPLTSREGTCVGWVRADKHTLQHPSYPNVFALGDASDLPTSRTGAAIRKQAPVLVQNLRAVMDGRAPTARYDGYASCPLTTAYGKLLLAEFDYDGKPTPSFPFIDTLQERRDMWVMKKHGLPQLYWKWMMRGRG